The Plasmodium relictum strain SGS1 genome assembly, chromosome: 9 genome window below encodes:
- the LRR11 gene encoding leucine-rich repeat protein, whose translation MGDKNNEKIGINNLFVTNNLNNKNNNINNDKKLIIDNEKKKSIWSLFSNVEDRVKENKDFDNTSIDNIFSVKNVSEKGSGMKSINKNLFKNVQNNYEIKKEIENISDSYKRRNNILLTENTDDNILSNIISAKRIKTNQEKNTPGTYNSYKEFFLRNINQSYNTSNECKNILDKNSTNNNISYKIKDDNIFSRMKKIDKDYSKGTGIVNNNNNNEINILPSIKQDEKRNINTTIIKKKNICVPVNVIKENKKNIIKKPHGFSKSDKFDIFNHIGDDIFRYILSNIKNKNLLLLNKRFSEMIQLLRIKLIYDESLKNSISPESIIKTIYASQNIEILDLSGCSHITSHHFNLLCNSNNIKFNRTLKVLCLKGCNKITDSSLKILLHRFKNLKIVDIRNCYKISHDGIYPLKFKSTLRKLYMGNATSANVSNYHSNETLKVLFSCNKENIQLDSPLNNLVCFEITYAKQLSDISYLYIIANNLRLLNLKGCSIDDSSSIFFQSFTNLLALNLSDTKISNEVLKTVLNSSKKIKILDISKTFEIQNDTILQIPKNLRELRKIKLSSLQNVDNFCIRELLKYCRHLISIDFSSCWKVNNSFCNVNGLEIASGNKLKDIGAFQCSIDRKVCEGCLSEVGCTFIRVHIYNELKIFETSIYTDIESLETN comes from the exons ATGGGGGATAAAAACAACGAAAAAATAGGGAtcaataatttatttgtaacaaataacttaaataacaaaaataataatataaataatgataaaaagcTGATAATAGataatgaaaagaaaaaaagtatttggtcattattttctaatgTAGAGGATAGAGTTAAGGAAAATAAGGATTTTGATAACACATCTattgataatatttttagtgTTAAAAATGTAAGTGAAAAAGGAAGTGGAATgaaaagtataaataaaaatttatttaagaaTGTTCAAAATAactatgaaataaaaaaagaaatagagaACATATCTGATAGTTATAAACGTAGAAATAACATATTATTAACAGAAAATACGGATGATAATATACTAAGTAATATAATATCAgctaaaagaataaaaacaaatcaagaaaaaaatacacCTGGTACATATAATTCttataaagaattttttttaagaaacaTTAATCAAAGTTATAATACAAGTAATGAatgcaaaaatatattagataaaaattCAACAAATAACAACATatcttataaaataaaagatgataatatatttagtagaatgaaaaaaatagataaagaTTATTCAAAAGGTACAGGAAtagtaaataataataataataatgaaataaatatattgcCATCGATCAAACaagatgaaaaaagaaatatcaATACtactataataaaaaaaaagaatatatgcGTTCCTGTGAAtgtaataaaagaaaataaaaagaatataataaaaaaacctCATGGTTTTAGTAAAAGTGATAAATTTGATATTTTCAATCATATAGGAGATGATATATTTAGATATATTTTATCaaatatcaaaaataaaaacttacttttattaaataagaGATTTAGTGAAATGATTCAACTTTTACGTATAAAGTTAATATATGATGAATCGTTGAAAAATTCTATTTCTCCAGaaagtataataaaaacaatatacGCATCTCAAAATATTGAGATACTAGATTTATCAGGTTGTTCTCATATAACTTCACATCATTTTAATTTACTCTGCAATTCTAACAATATTAAGTTCAATAGAACATTAAAGGTTCTATGTTTAAAAGGATGTAATAAAATAACCGATTCAAgcttaaaaattcttttacatagatttaaaaatttaaaaatagttGATATACGCAACTGTTATAAAATTAGTCATGATGGAATATAtcctttaaaatttaaatcaacTTTAAGAAAACTATATATGGGAAATGCAACTTCAGCAAATGTATCTAATTATCATTCAAATGAAACATTGAAAGTGTTATTTAGTtgtaataaagaaaatatacaaTTGGATTCTCCGTTAAATAATTTAGTTTGCTTTGAAATAACTTATGCAAAACAGCTAAGTGATATatcttatttatatataatagcaAATAATTTAAGACTTCTTAATTTAAAAGGATGCAGTATTGATGATAGctcttcaatattttttcaaagtTTTACAAATCTTTTAGCATTAAATTTATCAGATACAAAAATATCAAATGAAGTTTTAAAGACTGTATTAAATAGTTCTAAGAAAATTAAGATACTTGATATTTCAAAAACGTTCGAAATACAAAATGATACAATTTTACAAATTCCTAAAAATTTAAGGGagttaagaaaaataaaattgtccAGTTTACA aaatGTTGACAATTTTTGTATCagagaattattaaaatactGTAGACATTTAATATCAATTGACTTTTCAAGTTGCTGGAAAgttaataattctttttgtAATGTGAATGGTTTGGAAATAGCGTCAG gaaataaattaaaagacaTAGGAGCTTTTCAATGCTCTATTGATAGAAAGGTTTGTGAAGGATGCTTGTCTGAAGTTGGTTGTACTTTTATTCGCGTTCATATttataat gaattaaaaatatttgagaCATCTATTTACACAGATATTGAGTCTCTTGAGACAAATTAA
- the CDPK7 gene encoding calcium-dependent protein kinase 7, putative: MGLQTEKEKEKENQKNNFKICSKKFETDELEVLKKIYKELGSRSGSNYIDKETFLQFFPLPGLWGERLFLKFNFKNTGYIDFEEFIIGIAICCRGTKSDKINVLFDIFDLNSDGYIQKSEMVAMLSNIPYIHKLKNAFFSKENRKNIYDEYNNNEDNNKLFHNANDEENKALNCNKCSKQRNHTLCHDSLLNDKELSKKLGKEEKYESKKFINDTSIEQCEDKSLNIDKKSKKEKSKYSKKYSFYKSESDDTNSSSSSTTSVFANDEYYLNKCKKGFKDGTKKNLSKCLRKYKIANNTYISSTSDSSTSNETSSHLNNGDYNSFSSNKDQRDLCSSYSSDSFISIYGYLIKNKKKKKEKRKQKEGKEEKKGKEKTDEIEGEGEEDEEEEYEKQEMENEELQKESNDEREKKEYEEEQRNEIKKSKGETYSKRDNINIYKKERKREQKKKKNFLNEYCLPSKTARNILNDEENNELSDKNVDVDEIVDMMLEECEFLDNDKITLIQFKSIIYKYDFFLYIFFSCLHEDIWGLQGNVLYGRDYISNFVIKSENFKNNEIDDNEEIITEELYFKIRQLFIVQAPDYDCANDNMCVNFLNNKNIEKEDNEKREALEFDYDKEKGEIMHKKKTKNENYNKLINIIHNKVKSDEIISECENDKGSKDTDEKNREMNNYISSEKSSNNLKNQITNIKEKENILKNEETENYVNGIKHNDKKNDDTDVIEKENIKNVNKKDNIESDVTIKEEIGKIDIEKNNIEHNKEVLEEREFSKPINKELIINQNGHDLIDLKNKASVFHKEVELNNNKIYNQEYIDLYNKNDIDDFIEKEKDLLDGEKNILKNGNSLINENILHFERDNGKKMIMNNDDNKMKTDDIEEKNYSTIQNNINISKNKNAYINETIESNINEINNISESNNKNKTNYECDFNLLTNSFNDIFSKEIVEFIQASKISFNINDVCKERSLQNKVKYKKTKRNIEKVKYYPITSLNSHRKKKHSTDKVAMGVNINNEKTKNNETEKDHEEYCKKVIKDDDSAFKNKVHKIPNKIELNNILNNNLLINNEKYEENMKNINEGYLEKESVISVNGVIRKHLSEVKIQSIEEFNIPEQNELCYKKSDVSGSTSLSKANEKKEEISEEKGDNSCDFNIPTENRNSIEKEDLDKGEKLEFMNQEKMENGEIKGNTVLYEEEGCEQFKSKKDDMKNKSNSFNTIDEVHSFKKDECSSNNNESSFLKKKKRKKYELTKKHVKDINLYSCPNCKGPFLMCPNCHNRYPRFCVNDNKIAMECEYCDSENCYFYNCIYCNFDFQKCLDMIKKNSLKEGILYKIGKHLHQFKARYYILFDNLLYYYDKKRNLKPRGFMFLEGCYVEKISKNEHINKYGFSICHKGTKQVQKRNLYVNSYEEREEWMQALYSSTKQNTLYNLYELHEQLGQGKFSTVYRGINKQTNSEFAIKVIDKRSVSIYEKELLRSEICILRLLRHPNVIYLKEIINTKETLYISMELVKGGELYDFLLSETRLSEIHTNKIISQLIRTVAYLHRCGIIHRDIKPENILLTDKSRDAQIKLTDFGLSTLCAPNELLKEPCGTLAYVAPEVITLQGYNHKVDAWSIGIILYLLLSGKLPFPINKNTEMNIQKNYVLSFKDNIWKNISSSAKDLISKLLELNVEKRISANEALEHIWIKNPTAVINENSVIYKNEEINILNLQDVSVSTFNIPKYTQFHIEEEKNNEGNENKNVFNLYQNEICEDDDSNDDPVIPLPYSSAPLKENSLEKKILVNHSKSSSFNKEDIPNENSRKINPDQNNNNNNQNNVTTNVYCNNDKIEQNSKDTSNKI, encoded by the exons atGGGTCTACAAacagaaaaggaaaaagaaaaggagaatcaaaaaaacaattttaaaatatgtagCAAAAAATTTGAAACAGATGAATTagaagttttaaaaaaa atttacaaagaattaggTAGTCGATCTGGTTCTAATTATATAGATAAAGAAACTTTTCTTCAATTTTTCCCTTTGCCAGGATTATGGGGGGAGagattatttttaaagtttaatttcaaaaatacTGGATATATAGATTTTGAAGAATTTATAATAGGAATTGCAATATGTTGTAGAGGAACAAAGagtgataaaataaatgtactttttgatatttttgatttaaattCAGATGGATATATTCAAAAATCAGAAATGGTTGCTATGCTTTCAAATATCCCTTATattcataaattaaaaaatgctttttttagtaaagaaaatagaaaaaatatatatgacgaatacaataataatgaagataataataaattatttcataATGCAAATGATGAGGAAAATAAAGCTCTCAATTGTAATAAATGTTCAAAACAAAGAAATCATACATTATGTCATGATAGtttattaaatgataaagaaTTGTCGAAAAAGTTAGGAAAGGAAGAAAAATATGAgagtaaaaaatttatcaatGATACAAGTATTGAGCAATGTGAAGATAAGTCGTTAAACATTgataaaaaatcaaaaaaagagaaatcaaaatattctaagaaatattctttttataaaagtgaAAGTGATGATACTAACTCATCTTCTAGTAGTACTACTAGTGTTTTTGCTAATGatgaatattatttaaataaatgtaaaaaggGTTTTAAAGAtggaacaaaaaaaaatttatcaaaatGTTTgagaaaatacaaaattgCTAATAACACATATATATCATCAACTTCTGATAGTTCAACTAGTAATGAAACTAGTTCTCATTTGAATAATGGAGATTATAATAGCTTTAGTTCAAATAAAGATCAGAGGGATTTATGTTCTAGTTATTCTTCTGATTCTTTTATTAGCATTTATggatatttaattaaaaataaaaaaaagaaaaaagaaaaaagaaaacaaaaagagggaaaagaagaaaaaaaaggaaaagaaaaaaccgATGAAATAGAAGGAGAAGgtgaagaagatgaagagGAAGAATATGAAAAACAAGAAATggaaaatgaagaattacAAAAAGAATCAAATGATGAAAGagagaaaaaagaatatgaagaagaacaaagaaatgaaataaaGAAAAGTAAAGGAGAAACATATAGTAAAagagataatataaatatttataaaaaagagagaaaaagagaacagaaaaaaaaaaaaaattttttaaatgagtATTGCTTACCATCAAAAACAGctagaaatatattaaatgatgaggaaaataatgaattatcaGATAAAAATGTTGATGTTGATGAAATTGTTGATATGATGTTAGAAGAATGTGAATTTTTAGATAATGACAAGATAACTCTTATACAATTTAAaagtattatttataaatatgattttttcttatatatcttttttagtTGTTTACATGAAGATATATGGGGGTTACAAGGAAATGTATTATATGGAAGAGATTATATTAGTAATTTTGTTATAAAATCAGaaaactttaaaaataatgaaattgatgataatgaagaaataataacagaagaattatattttaaaattaggCAACTTTTCATTGTTCAGGCTCCTGATTATGATTGTGCAAATGATAATATGtgtgttaattttttaaacaataaaaatatagaaaaagaggataatgaaaaaagagaAGCATTAGAATTCGACTATGATAAGGAAAAAGGTGAAATaatgcataaaaaaaaaacgaaaaatgaaaattataacaaattaattaatattattcataataaagtaaaaagtGATGAAATTATAAGTGAATGTGAGAATGATAAAGGAAGTAAGGATACggatgaaaaaaatagagaaatgaataattatatttcttcTGAAAAATCAAGTAATAACTTAAAAAACCAAATTACAAATATCAAAGAGaaggaaaatattttaaaaaatgaggaAACAGAAAATTATGTTAATGGGATTAAgcataatgataaaaaaaatgatgatacGGATGTgattgaaaaagaaaatataaaaaatgtaaataaaaaggatAATATTGAAAGTGATGTTACCattaaagaagaaatagGCAAAAtagatatagaaaaaaacaatattgAACATAATAAAGAAGTACTTGAAGAAAGGGAATTTTCTAAGcctataaataaagaattaataataaatcaaaatggTCATGATCTaatagatttaaaaaataaagctaGTGTTTTCCATAAAGAAgttgaattaaataataataaaatttataatcaGGAATATATAGATctctataataaaaatgatattgaTGATTTcattgaaaaagaaaaagatctTTTAGATGgagagaaaaatattttaaaaaatggaaattctttgataaatgaaaatattttacattttgAAAGAGATAAcggaaaaaaaatgattatgaataatgatgataataaaatgaaaacagatgatatagaagaaaaaaattatagtacTATtcagaataatataaatatatcaaaaaataaaaatgcatatattaatgaaacaatagaaagtaatataaatgaaataaataatataagtgaaagtaacaataaaaataaaactaattATGAATgtgattttaatttattaacaaattcatttaatgatatattttcCAAAGAAATTGTAGAATTTATTCAAGCATCAAAAATAAGTTTCAATATAAATGATGTTTGCAAAGAGAGAAGTTTACAAAATAAAGTAAAGTATAAGAAGACAAAAAGGAATAttgaaaaagtaaaatattatCCCATTACTTCTTTAAATAGtcacagaaaaaaaaaacattctACAGATAAAGTTGCAATGGGCGTGAATATAAATAAcgagaaaacaaaaaataatgagaCAGAAAAGGATCATGAAGAATATTGTAAAAAGGTAATAAAAGATGATGATTCagcatttaaaaataaagttcaCAAAATTCCTAATAAAATTGAATTGaacaatattttaaataataatctcttgataaataatgaaaagtatgaagaaaatatgaaGAATATAAATGAGGGATATTTAGAAAAGGAAAGTGTTATTTCTGTTAATGGAGTTATAAGGAAACATTTATCAGAAGTTAAAATACAAAGTATAGAGGAATTTAATATACCTGAACAAAATGAGTTATGCTATAAAAAAAGTGACGTGAGTGGTTCTACTTCTCTAAGTAAggcaaatgaaaaaaaggaagaaatAAGCGAAGAAAAAGGAGATAATAGTTGTGATTTTAATATACCAACGGAAAATAGGAATTctatagaaaaagaagacTTAGATAAAGGAGAAAAATTGGAATTTATGAATCAggaaaaaatggaaaatggAGAAATAAAGGGAAATACTGTTTTATATGAAGAAGAGGGTTGTGAACAGTTTAAAAGTAAGAAAGatgatatgaaaaataaaagtaatagtTTTAATACTATTGATGAAGTtcattcatttaaaaaagatgaatgttctagtaataataatgaaagtagttttttaaaaaaaaaaaagaggaagAAGTAtgaattaacaaaaaaacatgtgaaagatattaatttatattcttGTCCCAATTGTAAAGGCCCCTTTTTAATGTGCCCAAATTGCCACAATAGATATCCTAGATTTTGTGTAAATGATAATAAGATAGCAATGGAATGTGAATATTGTGATAGTgaaaattgttatttttataattgtaTTTATTGTAACTTTGATTTTCAGAAATGTTTagatatgataaaaaaaaattctctaAAAGAAGGTATATTATACAAAATTGGGAAACATCTTCATCAATTTAAAGCTAggtattatattttatttgataatttattgtattattatgataaaaaaagaaacttaAAACCAAGAGGTTTTATGTTTTTAGAAGGATGTTATGTAGAAAAAATATCTAAAAATGaacatattaataaatatggaTTTTCTATATGTCATAAGGGAACAAAACAAGttcaaaaaagaaatttatatgTAAATAGTTATGAAGAAAGGGAAGAATGGATGCAAGCATTATATTCTTCAACAAAACAAAAcactttatataatttatatgaattacATGAACAGTTAGGGCAAGGAAAATTTTCTACAGTATATAGGGGAATAAATAAGCAAACAAATTCTGAGTTTGCGATAAAAGTAATTGATAAAAGATCAGTTtctatatatgaaaaagaattattaagAAGTGAAATTTGTATATTAAGATTACTCAGACATCCTAatgtaatttatttaaaagaaattattaatacCAAGGAAACATTGTACATTTCAATGGAGTTAGTAAAAGGCGGAGAGTTATATGATTTTCTGCTATCAGAAACTAGATTAAGTGAAATTCATACTAACAAAATTATCTCTCAGTTAATCAGGACAGTAGCTTATTTACATAGATGTGGTATTATACATCGGGATATAAAAccagaaaatattttattaacagATAAATCAAGAGATGCTCAGATAAAATTAACCGATTTCGGGTTGTCAACGTTATGTGCTCcaaatgaattattaaaagaacCTTGTGGGACATTAGCATACGTTGCACCTGAAGTTATAACATTACAAGGATATAATCACAAAGTAGATGCTTGGTCAATaggaataattttatatttacttttaagTGGGAAGTTACCATtcccaattaataaaaatacagaaatgaatattcaaaaaaattatgttttaaGCTTTAAAGATAATATATGGAAAAATATATCATCGTCGGCTAAAGATTTAATATCCAAATTGCTAGAATTAAATgtagaaaaaagaatttcaGCAAATGAAGCATTAGAGCACATTTGGATAAAAAACCCAACTGCTGTTATTAATGAAAACTCagttatttataaaaatgaagagataaatattttaaatttacaaGATGTTAGTGTTAGTACTTTTAATATACCAAAGTATACTCAATTTCATattgaagaagaaaaaaataatgaaggcaatgaaaataaaaatgtttttaatcTTTACCAAAATGAAATATGTGAAGATGATGATTCAAACGATGATCCTGTTATCCCTTTACCTTATAGTAGTGCAcctttaaaagaaaattcgttggagaaaaaaattttagtgaATCATTCAAAATCATCctcttttaataaagaagATATCCCAAATGAAAATTCTAGGAAAATAAACCCAgatcaaaataataataataataatcagAATAATGTTACTACTAATGTATATtgtaataatgataaaattgaGCAAAATTCAAAAGACAcatcaaataaaatataa